In the Streptomyces coeruleoprunus genome, ACTGGGGGTAGCAGCTATATGACGAACAAGACGCGGGTGCGCGTCGCGCGGATAGCCGCCGGTGCGGTCATTGCCGCGGGTGCGTCCCTGACCGCCGCGGGCGCCGCCCAGGCCGTCGGCATCGAGATCGGCATCTCCGCGGACCTCCGCGACCAGCCGACCTGCAGCCCGCTCGACCCGACCTGCACGCCGACCACGCCGCCGACGACGCCTCCCACCACCCCGCCGGTGGAGCCGCCGACCACGCCGCCGACGACCCCGCCGGTCGAGCCGCCCACGACGCCGCCGACCACGCCGCCGACGACGCCTCCCACGACGCCGCCGACGACCCCGCCCACCACCCCGCCGACGACGCCTCCCACGACGCCGCCGACGACCCCGCCCACCACGCCTCCGACCACGCCGCCCACCGGCGGTAACGGCAACGGTGGCAACGCCGGCAACGGCAACGGTGGCAACGGCGGCAACAACGCCAACGGTGGCGGCAACGGCGGTTCCACCGACGCCGGCACCTCCGCCGGTGCCACGGGTGGCTCCACCAGCGGTGGCGCGGGCACCTGCACCGTCGACCTCGACGGCGCCGAGTGCGTCGACAACAACCCGGGCCCGAACAACGCCGGCTCCCAGCCGGTCGAGCAGGGCAAGGCCAAGGAGGAGCTGGCCGAGACCGGCGCCGCCGAGACCTCGTTCCTGCTCATCGGTGCCGCGACGATGATCGCCGGCGGCATCGGCTTCCGCATGCTGCCGCGCCTCGTCGGCGGCGGCCGCACGGTCGCCTGAGCCCCCACGGGCAGCTAGCCCCCAGGGGCAATGCGCAAGGGCCCGGATCGCCGTTCGTACGGCGGTCCGGGCCCTTCGGCTCGTTCTCGGGGCCGCGCGGGCTCTGCGGAGCTGCGTTCCGCGGGCTACGCGGGCTGGTGGGCCGCCAGCAGGGCCGCGGCCGCCACCAGGAGCAGCAGCAGGACCAGCAGCGCCACGGGGTTCAGCGCGCCCCAGGGGCCCTCGTGCTGGAGTCGCTCCCGGTTCGCCCGGCACACGGGGCAGCGGCCCTCACTGACGGGCGCCGCGCAGTTGGCGCACACCAGTCGGTCATAGGTCATGCGCTCTCCTCCTCCCGCGCGGCGGAGCCGCTGACGCGGACTGTCCACCCAGTTCTCTCCGCACAACGCTCAGGGAAACGCGAGCGTTCCCCTTCCCACTGTGCCAGGTCCCACGAGTTTAGGCGCGCCCCGGCCGGATCCCGACGGTCCGGCCCCTTACCAGGGCCGGACAAATAGGGCAAGCCAGGACGGTGACTGCGCGGGGCATCCCGGTTCGCGTATGGTCACGCACACCTACTCCCGGCCGACCGTGGTGCACCCGTGATCCGATTCGACAACGTCTCCAAGTCCTACCCGAAGCAGAACCACCCCGCTCTCAGGGACGTGTCCCTGGAGATCGAGAAGGGCGAGTTCGTCTTCCTGGTGGGGTCCTCCGGCTCCGGAAAGTCCACCTTCCTGCGGCTGATCCTGCGCGAGGAGCGCGCCAGCCACGGAACGGTGCACGTCCTCGGCAAGGACCTGGCCCGGCTGTCGAACTGGAAGGTGCCGCACATGCGCCGCCAGCTCGGCACCGTCTTCCAGGACTTCCGCCTCCTGCCCAACAAGACCGTCGCGCAGAACGTGGCGTTCGCGCAGGAGGTCATCGGCAAGTCCCGCGGCGAGATCCGCAAGTCCGTGCCGCAGGTCCTGGACCTCGTCGGGCTCGGCGGCAAGGAGGACCGCATGCCGGGCGAGCTGTCCGGCGGTGAGCAGCAGCGCGTCGCCATCGCCCGGGCCTTCGTCAACCGGCCCATGCTGCTGATCGCCGACGAGCCGACCGGCAACCTCGACCCGCAGACCTCCGTCGGCATCATGAAGCTGCTCGACCGGATCAACCGGACCGGCACGACCGTCGTCATGGCGACCCACGACCAGAACATCGTCGACCAGATGCGCAAGCGCGTCATCGAGCTCGAGAAGGGCCGTCTCGTCCGCGACCAGGCACGCGGCGTCTACGGCTACCAGCACTGAGCACATCAGCAGAGCAGCAGCAGAGCAAGGCAAGGAAAGGCTGAACGCACGCGATGCGCGCCCAGTTCGTACTCTCGGAGATCGGTGTCGGCCTCCGTCGCAATCTCACGATGACGTTCGCCGTCATCGTCTCCGTGGCGTTGTCGCTCGCCCTCTTCGGTGGCGCGGTGCTGATGGGCCAGCAGGTCAACGCGATGAAGGACTTCTGGTACGACAAGGTCAACGTCACGATCTACCTGTGCAACAAGAACGACGCGGGTTTCGCCGAGACCTGCTCCAAGGGCGCCGTCACCGCCCAGCAGAAGGAGCAGATCGAGACCGACCTCGGGAAGCTCGACATCGTGGAGAGCGTCCACCACGAGACGGCCGACGAGGCGTACAAGCACTACCGCGAGCAGTACGGCGACACCGCGCTCGCCAGCGTCGTCACGCCGGACCAGATGCAGGAGTCGTTCCGGGTCAAGCTCAAGGACCCGGAGAAGTACGAGGTGGTCGCCACCGCGTTCTCCGGGCGGGCCGGCGTCCACTCCGTGCAGGACCAGCGCAACATCCTGGAGAACCTGTTCAACATGATGCGCGGCATGAACGTCGCCGCCGTCGTCGTCATGGGCCTGATGCTGCTCATCGCACTGATGCTCATCGTCAACACCGTGCGCGTATCGGCGTTCAGCCGTCGTCGTGAGACCGGCATCATGCGGCTCGTCGGCGCGTCCAGCTTCTACATCCAGATGCCGTTCATCATGGAGGCCGCGTTCGCCGGTCTGCTGGGCGGACTGGTCGCCTGCGTGATGCTGCTGGTGGGCCGTTACTTCCTCATCGACGCGGGCCTTTCGCTCGCGGAGCAGATGCCGCTGGTGAAGTTCATCGGCTGGGACGCGGTGTTCTCGGTGCTGCCGCTGGTGCTGGTCATCGGCCTGCTGATGCCGTCGCTCGCCGCCGCCGTCGCGCTGCGCAAGTACCTGAAGGTGTGACGAGCGCCCCTCGGGCGCGCCGGGCGCCGTACGGCCAACCACCGTACGGCGCCGTTCGCTTGTCCTAGAGTGGGCGGCATGTCGCTGTCGGCTCCCGAGTCCGCCCCACGGTTCCGCCGCCTCCGGCGCGGGGCCGCACTGAGCGTGCTCTTCGCGACGGTCCTCGCGGCGGCCGCCGCCACCGACTCCCTGCCGCACGACGAGGACGAGGGCCGGCGCCGCCCCCTCACCGCCCGCGCCGCCGGCGCCGCACGCCCCGAAGGGGCCGTACGGGACGAGGTCGTCCGCGCCGCCACCGAGGCCCTGGCCGACGGCAAGTCCGGGGCGCAGGCCGCCCAGGAGGTCGTCAGCCGCAGCGGGGACCGCTGGGGCGTGGTGTACGACAAGAGCGAGTACGAGGAGTTCGAGCAGTCCCTCGACGGCGCCTACACGGGCGTCGGGCTGGGCGCCCGCCGCACCGCCGACGGGCACGTCGAGGTCTCCCGGGTGCAGCGGGGCGGCCCCGCCGACCGCGCGGGCATCCGGCCCGGCGACCGGCTCCTCGCCATCGACGGCCGGCCGGTCGGCGGCCGCTCCGGCTCCGAGGTCGTGGCACTGCTGCGCGGCGACGCCACCGGCGCGAAGGCGGGGACGCCCGTCGTGCTCGGCCTCGGCCGCGGGGCCCGCACCTGGACGGAGACGCTGCGCCGGGCCCGGCTCGCCGTCGAGGCCGTCACGGTGCACCGGCTGGGCGGCGACGCGGTGCTGATCCGGGTGTCCGCGTTCACCCGCGGCAGCGGGGCACGGGTGCGCGACGCCGTGGCGGGCGCCCCGCGCGGCGCGGGCGTCCTGCTGGACCTGCGGGGCAACGGCGGCGGTCTGGTCACCGAGGCGGTCGCGGCGGCCTCGGCGTTCCTCGACGGCGGCCTGGTCGCCACGTACGACGTGCACGGCGAGGAGAAGGCGCTGTACGCCGCGCCGGGCGGCGACACCGGCAGACCCGTGGTCGCGCTCATCGACGGCGGCACCATGAGCGCGGCCGAGCTGCTCACCGGGGCGCTGAAGGACCGCGGGCGAGCCGTCACGGTGGGCTCGCGCACCTTCGGCAAGGGCGCGGTCCAGATGCCGAACCGGCTGCCC is a window encoding:
- the ftsE gene encoding cell division ATP-binding protein FtsE, with product MIRFDNVSKSYPKQNHPALRDVSLEIEKGEFVFLVGSSGSGKSTFLRLILREERASHGTVHVLGKDLARLSNWKVPHMRRQLGTVFQDFRLLPNKTVAQNVAFAQEVIGKSRGEIRKSVPQVLDLVGLGGKEDRMPGELSGGEQQRVAIARAFVNRPMLLIADEPTGNLDPQTSVGIMKLLDRINRTGTTVVMATHDQNIVDQMRKRVIELEKGRLVRDQARGVYGYQH
- the ftsX gene encoding permease-like cell division protein FtsX, whose amino-acid sequence is MRAQFVLSEIGVGLRRNLTMTFAVIVSVALSLALFGGAVLMGQQVNAMKDFWYDKVNVTIYLCNKNDAGFAETCSKGAVTAQQKEQIETDLGKLDIVESVHHETADEAYKHYREQYGDTALASVVTPDQMQESFRVKLKDPEKYEVVATAFSGRAGVHSVQDQRNILENLFNMMRGMNVAAVVVMGLMLLIALMLIVNTVRVSAFSRRRETGIMRLVGASSFYIQMPFIMEAAFAGLLGGLVACVMLLVGRYFLIDAGLSLAEQMPLVKFIGWDAVFSVLPLVLVIGLLMPSLAAAVALRKYLKV
- a CDS encoding LPXTG cell wall anchor domain-containing protein gives rise to the protein MTNKTRVRVARIAAGAVIAAGASLTAAGAAQAVGIEIGISADLRDQPTCSPLDPTCTPTTPPTTPPTTPPVEPPTTPPTTPPVEPPTTPPTTPPTTPPTTPPTTPPTTPPTTPPTTPPTTPPTTPPTTPPTGGNGNGGNAGNGNGGNGGNNANGGGNGGSTDAGTSAGATGGSTSGGAGTCTVDLDGAECVDNNPGPNNAGSQPVEQGKAKEELAETGAAETSFLLIGAATMIAGGIGFRMLPRLVGGGRTVA
- a CDS encoding S41 family peptidase, which codes for MSLSAPESAPRFRRLRRGAALSVLFATVLAAAAATDSLPHDEDEGRRRPLTARAAGAARPEGAVRDEVVRAATEALADGKSGAQAAQEVVSRSGDRWGVVYDKSEYEEFEQSLDGAYTGVGLGARRTADGHVEVSRVQRGGPADRAGIRPGDRLLAIDGRPVGGRSGSEVVALLRGDATGAKAGTPVVLGLGRGARTWTETLRRARLAVEAVTVHRLGGDAVLIRVSAFTRGSGARVRDAVAGAPRGAGVLLDLRGNGGGLVTEAVAAASAFLDGGLVATYDVHGEEKALYAAPGGDTGRPVVALIDGGTMSAAELLTGALKDRGRAVTVGSRTFGKGAVQMPNRLPDGSVAELTVGHYRTPAGLRVDGRGITPDVPAGRRAEERARTVLSGLGAGT